AAGTGCTACTTCTAACGTAAGGTCTACGTTACTTTCGGATTCATCTTTTGCATCGTAATGGACCGTTAAGGCGTTGTAGATCTCAGGCAAGTGGCCTTCTTCGAACTGAACGTCTACTACGGGTCCCATTACCTGTGTAATGCGTCCTTTACTCATGTTTTCCCTCCTAACTTACTTTCACGTTCATCCAGGGCTCGCCTACTCTAAGGCTGCAGCTCCACCGACAATCTCGGTGATTTCCTGGGTGATGGATGCCTGACGTGCACGGTTATACGATAGCGTAAGATCTCCGATAAGATCGTCCGCATTATCTGTCGCAGCTTTCATGGCTGTCATACGAGCAGCATGTTCACTGGCTTTCCCGTCTAATAAGGCTCCGAAGATTAAACTTTCAGCGTATTGAGGAAGAAGTGACTTCAAGATTTGATCCTGGTCTGGCTCATATTCATATGAGCTTAGCTTCTTACCTTCTGTTGAGATATCTGTTAATGGAAGCAATTTCGTTTCTGTTACTTCCTGCGTAATTGCACTTACATAATGGTTGTAGTAAATATACAGTTCATCAATGACGCCGTCAGCATAAAGCTCGACTGCTTCGCTTGCTACATCTTTAATGTCAGCAAATGCGGGCTGGTCTGCCACTCCTGTAATTTCACGCTCAATTGGCATATCACGTTTTGTGAAGAAATCACGGCCGACACGTCCCATTGGGATTACTGTATATTCATCCTTTGAGCTATGTGTATTTTGGATCTTCTGATACACCTTACGAAGCACACTACTATTGTAAGCTCCTGCTAGACCACGGTCTGATGTAATCACAAGGTAACCTGTCTTCTTAACAGGACGAGTGTTTAACATCGGGTGACTCACATCACCACCACCGTTTGCAATCGAAGCTACAACTTCTTGAATCTTATCCATGTAAGGATTAAACGCTCTAGCATTTTGCTCAGCACGATTCAATTTCGAAGCTGAAACCATCTCCATTGCTTTAGTGATCTGTTTCGTTTTCTTCGTAGAACTGATCCGATTCTTTATATCTCTAAGGGATGCCACGCTGTTTCACCACCCTTTCTTCAAAGGTTGCTTATCTGATCTCCAAAGGAGCCAATTAGGCTACTTTGAAGACCGTTTAGTTTATTATTCAGATACGACGAATGTCTTCTTGAAACCTTCGACCGCACTGTTAAAGTCTGCTTTTTCAGGAAGTCCACCTGTTGAGCGGATGTGCTCATAAATCTCTGGTTTGTTCTTTTCGATCCATGTTTGAAGTTCGTCTTCAAAGCGCTGGATGTTGTTGACAGGAATATCATCAAGATATCCATTAACAAGAGCGTAAATGATCGCAACCTGTTTCTCTACTACAAGTGGTTTGTGAAGACCCTGCTTCAGTACTTCTACCGTACGTTCACCACGGTTCAGTTTCGCTTGTGTTGCTTTATCAAGGTCAGAACCGAACTGAGCGAATGCTTCAAGCTCACGGAAGGATGCAAGATCCAGACGAAGGGTACCTGCAACTTTCTTCATCGCTTTGATTTGGGCAGAACCACCAACACGGGATACGGACTGACCAGCGTTAATGGCTGGGCGTACACCTGAGAAGAACAAATCAGATTGTAAGAAGATCTGTCCATCTGTGATGGAAATTACGTTTGTAGGGATATAAGCTGAGATATCGCCCGCTTGTGTTTCGATAAATGGAAGGGCTGTTAGTGAACCGCCACCTTTTGCATCACTAAGCTTCGCTGCACGCTCAAGTAAGCGAGAGTGAAGGTAGAATACGTCACCAGGGAAAGCTTCACGGCCTGGAGGACGACGAAGTAGCAAGGAAAGTTCACGGTATGCAGCCGCTTGTTTAGAAAGGTCATCATACACAACAAGTACGTTTTTACCGTTGTACATGAATTCTTCACCCATTGATACTCCCGCATATGGAGCAAGGTAAAGAAGCGGAGCTGGCTGAGAAGCACTTGCTGTTACAACAATTGTGTAATCTAGCGCACCGTGCTTACGAAGCGTTTCAACTGTACCACGTACGGTTGATTCCTTCTGGCCAATCGCTACATAAATACAGATCATATCCTGGTCTTTCTGGTTAATGATCGAGTCAACCGCAACGGTTGTTTTACCTGTTTGACGGTCTCCGATAATTAACTCACGCTGACCACGACCGATTGGTACAAGAGCGTCAATCGCTTTGATACCCGTTTGAAGTGGTTCATCAACGGATTTACGGTCCATAACACCTGGTGCAGGTGATTCAATTGGACGAGTCTTACTCGTTTCAACTGGTCCTTTTCCGTCTACAGGTTGTCCAAGTGGGTTAACAACACGTCCTAGTAGTTCCTCCCCTACTGGTACCTGCATGATGCGTCCTGTACGACGAACTTCGTCGCCTTCACGGATCTCAGTAAATTCACCAAGGATAACGATACCGACGTTGTTCTCCTCAAGGTTCTGGGCCATACCCATAACGCCGTTTGCGAATTCAACGAGCTCACCAGACATGACGTTATCAAGGCCATGGGCACGAGCAATACCGTCACCAACCTGGATGACTGTACCTACATCGTTGACTTCAATTTCAGAATCATAATTTTCAATTTGCTGCTTAATCAGCGCACTGATCTCTTCAGCTTTGATGCTCATGCAATTTCACCCCTATCATCATTTGTTTGCAGAAACTAATTTCCGCTCGATTCGCTCTAATTTGCCACTCACACTGCCGTCATAGATGCGATTTCCGATGCGTAGCTTAATGCCGCCAAGCAAGGAAGGATCAATCACGTTGTGAATGCGTAGAGTTTGTTTGTTAAGCTTTTTCGAGAACACGTCTTGAACCATCTTCTCTTCATCTGGGCCTAACGCACGAACTGAATAGACTTCCGCTTCTGCAATCCCGCGCGCTTCGTTGGTTCGCTCAATAAACGCATCAACCATTGCTGGAATCATATCCTCACGATGACGATCGATAGACATGTCTAACGTGTGCGTCACTTCTTCTGAGTATCCTTGAAATACATCGCGCAGTAGCTGTTTCTTCTTATCTTTTCGAATGCGTGGATGCTTTAGAAAAGAGTTTAGTTGTTTATCTTTACGAAAAACTTCCCCAATGGTGCGAAGTTCTTCTTCAAATGTTTCGAGTTTCGATTTTTCCTGTCCGAGTTGAAAAAGAGCCGTTGCATAGCGTTTTGCCACTACTTCGTTACTCATCGCTCTTCTCCTACTTCTTTAATGTACTCATTGATCAGTTTCTCTTGATCTTGCTCAGATAATTCTTTCTCAATTACCTTACTCGCAATACGTACGGACAAGGAAGCCACTTGATCTTGAAGGGCTTGAATCGCTTTTTCTTTTTCAGTCTCGATCTCTTGACGAGCTGATTCTTTAATGCGCTCACCCTCAGTGCGGGCAGCTACAATAATATCTTGTTCCTGCTCTTTAGCAGCTTTTTTAGCGTCTTCGATAATTTGATGTGCTTCTTGGCGCGTCTTCTTCAACTCTTCTTGAGCTTCAGTCGACATGCGCTCAGCATCTTGGCGGTTCTTCTCAGCCGTATCAATTTCGTTGGAAATGTGATCTTGGCGTTCCTTCATAACATTCATCAGTGGTCCCCATGCAAAAATGCGTAGGAGAATTAATAAGATGATGAACGTGAATAGAAGGGTGGCCATGTCTCCCCACGCAACACCGTGAGCTTCTTGGCCTGTCTCAGCGCCCAGAATTAAAAATCCAGTTAATGACTGCACACCATTCACTCCTTTCACACTTATCTGTAACAGGCATGACATTAGAAAAACTCTGCTTTTCACGCCCTAATACGGGGGTAAAGTCGGAGTTTTTCTATGTATCTTGTATTCAATTCTTTTCATTTAAGGTATAAGGAATGGCGAAGACAATACTGGTCGTACTCCGCCATTTTAAATCAAAATCTATTAGCTTCCCATTACGATAAATGCGATAACAACAGCGATGATTGGAATCGCCTCAACTAGTGCAACACCGATGAACATTGTTGTTTGAAGGGCACTACGTAGTTCTGGTTGACGAGCAATCCCCTCTACTGTACGACTTACGATTAAACCGTTACCGATACCAGCACCAAGTGCCGCTAGACCTACTGCAATTGCAGCTGCTAATGCTCCCATACTCATTAAAAATTCCTCCTCTAAAATATTAGATAATGCATTACTTAAATTTTATAAATTAATGATCGTGACTCACTTTGTGAGACATATAGACCATTGTTAACATAACAAAGATAAACGCCTGAATCGCACCGACGAATACACTGAAACCTTGCCAGGCAATCATCGGGATAATACCGCCAAAGAATCCTCCGATACCAGAGGTCATAAGGCCAGCCAGTAGTCCTAAAAGAATCTCACCGGCGTAGATGTTACCAAATAGTCGGAGTCCAAGTGTTAAGGTGTTCGCAAACTCCTCAATAATCTTAAGTGGGAATAAGAAAGGCAGCGGACGGAAAAATTCCTTCCCGTACTCTTTCACTCCTTTAATCTTGACCCCATAGTAATGCGTTAGCACAACGACCATTGTTGCAAGTGTTAGTGCTAATGCTGGATCTGCAGTTGGTGATTTCCAATAGATTGTGTGATCCACACTAATCATTGTTATAACCCCAAGCATGTTTGAAACAAAGATGAACAAGAGTAATGTTAATCCTAGTGGCAGGAATTGCTTCCCTGTCTTCCAATCCATGTTGCTGCCAATGATCCCCTTTACGAAATCAATAACCCATTCCATAAAGTTCTGCATCCCCGTTGGCTTTCGTTTTAAATTAGCTGTTGCTGATACAGCCAAAATGAAAACGATAACAGCACTGACGATAATCATTAGCACGTTGGACATGTTGAAATCCAGCCAGGATATGTCAAGTACATCCGTAACCATAGGTTGTTTGTGATCCAAATTCTTCACCTCTCTTCCTTGGGCTAATCTTATTTATCTCTAAATCTAGAGATTAAAAATTCTATCATAATAACAACGTACGTTGTCATTAATCCAATAACGACTGCAATTAAGTGGAAATGTTGTGAATATTGAAGTGCAATAAGAATGGCTAAACCCGCAGCAGCAAACCTTGAAAAGGTTCCTAATGTTCTGCTGGTTCTGTTCTCTGAAGCAGCTTGTCCCATTTGTTTAATCTTGCGCTGCATTAGCCAGAGGTTAAAAAAACTAATAGCAGCTCCCAGGAGCAAACTCATAAAAATGACTTGGTAATCTGTAAACCCAGCACCGAGTACAATCAATGCGAGAAGGTATAACATCCATTTTCTTTGGCGGGTAATCATCTGTTGGAATTGTTGTGGCATGTTTAATCTTCTCCCGTGTATTTTCGCACTAAATAGATCGTGCCATATGTACCTGCGGCTAGTCCGGTGAAAAGACCTAGGATTAGAAAGAGTGGTGATGTGGTAAACTGGTTATCAAGCCAGCGTCCGAAAAAAATTCCTACTAATGTGCATCCGGATAGTTGGGATAAGATCCCACTCGTCAATGCCATAGCTTTAAATGGATTATCATTCGAGGCCATGAAAACAGCTCCCACTTAAGTTTTCATAGAAATCTTAAAAATTTTGTCGTTTTATGAAAACCTTATCATTCCGCTTAAATTAGCATACAATAGGGGTTTTCTATTGTCAATCCGTTTGTGAAGAAAAGTCATCGCTGTAAAAATATGTGAGTAAACATTCAAATTGTCACAAATTCATTATTTCACAAGTGCACCCGTATTGTACACAAATACCCTTTTAAAATCAAAAGTATTTTTTGGTTATAATACGCTTTCGGACGCATTCATTTCGACCCCGTTCACTTTGTGACGTTTTTGTGAAATTTTTAAAAGAGGCTGTTCCAAAAAGTTGTCGCTCAACTTTTGGAACAGCCTCTTTTATTTAGGACGTATGTCTTTATGTTGGAACCTGTCGAATTAGAGGGGTTCTTGCTTTGAGATGGGAGTTTCTGAATGTTAGGTCACAGACGTTCTCGACGCTAGACCTTGCCTTCTCGATGTCGAAGTCCTTTTTCTAGACGTGCGAACCACTTTTCTAGACGTCGGGACTTGTTTTCTCGATGTTGAAACTCATTTTTTCGATGTCGTGACGGGTTTTCTCGCCGTTAACCCCCGTTTTCTTGACGTGCAGATAGGCTTTCAGGACGTCGCTTCCCACTTTCTCGACGTCCTCCCTATAATCAATCCGCCCCCTCCCCTACCCTTCTATTTAAGGAAAAGTCTGGCCAATGGTAATCGGGGTTTCGAAGGACTGTGTTACTCCACCTTGCTTCACTGTTACAACAGCCAGGTAGGTTCCATCCTCGCCCACCTCTTTTTTATCTAGTGTACCTTCTACCATTCCTCGAGCTACATCTTCATTTTTAAATAGAGGTCTAATGTAGCGGAGCGTTTCCGGATCATATAAATCGACTTCTAGCAGATCGGCTGCAAGTGGTAAGTAGAGTTTGTATTGATACTCCTCTTCTGAGAATGGTTTGAGCGAGAATTCAAGACCCATGGCTCGTGGGAACTCGGCTTCTTTTGTAAGAGCTAAGTATGGAAGCTGATAGGTTTTATGATCATCTTTTAACTCAAGCCACCCTTGTATAAATGTTTCTTCGTTCCGCAGATTATGCTGGTGAATCGATAAAGAGATCGGCACCGTCTTCTTCTCCCCTGGTTGAAGCGAGAAGCTCATCGGGAGCTGAAAGCGGATGCCCCTTTCTTGCTTAGGTATGGTGAAGCGGTAATCTTGGGGCTCGTCGCTTGAATTCTCTACAGTAATCTTAGTCTCCCGCGTTTCTGTGTCATCAAGTATTCGACCAAAAGCTAAACGACCATTGTAGAGAATGGACGATGGCTCAGCAGCTGCGAGTGGTTCAATGCGTCCCATTCCCTGGGCGATCGGCTCTACATTTTCTCCGTTTGCTTCCTTTAATACGGTAGCTGTTGAAAGGAGTGCAGCTTTTAACTTCTCAGGTCCCCAATCAGGGTGGGCTTCTTTTAATAAGGCTAACGCTCCTGCGACATGGGGGGCTGCCATGCTCGTTCCTTGAAGGTCCTTATATCCTCCTGGAACTGTACTGGTAATGGCGACGCCCGGGGCAACGATGTCAGGCTTGATGTCCCAGTTCCACGTCACAGGGCCTTTTGAACTAAAGCTTGCAATTGTATCTTTATTCACTTGAAACTTTGTTTCGAGCCAATTGTTCGTGTCAGCTATTTGTTGTTTCAGCCACTGTCCCTGTTCTTTTGTTAAGGCTGCAACCGGAATGGTTACGTCTCCTTCAATGGCACCCTGGAACTCTCCATCTTCGTTGTTATATATAAGAGCTGCTACTGCACCGGCTTTTTCAGCCATCATGGCTTTCTCCGTAAACGTCACCTCTCCCCGCTCTATTAACGCAATTTTGCCTTGGACGTTTTGAGTGATTTGTTTACCGAGACCAGCTGAAGCAACCGTGTAAGTTTTTCGAAGATCCCATGGTTCAGAGCCCATCATGGGCATAACAGGGAGCGCTTTTCGCGAAAGGGCATCATAAAGATACGGAATTTGGAGCGGTGGCGTCGAAGCACCGACAGCAATAGATTTTATAGCTGTTGCCGGAGATCCCACCGTCCACTCCCCTGGCCCGGAGTTTCCGTTTGAGATGACCATCGCGACTCCCATATCTACAGCTTGGTTGACCGCGATACTCGTTGGCCAGTCGGGCCCGTTTACAGAGCTACCTAGAGAAAGATTGATAATGTCCATCCCGTCTTCGACCGCCTGCTCGATCGCAGCTATGACCTGAACAGAAGAGCCGACTCCACCAGGACCTAGCGCGCGGTATCCGTATAGCTCCGCATCTGGCGCCATGCCTTTTAGTTTGCCGTCCGCTGCTATAATTCCTGCCACATGGGAGCCATGAAGAGTAGGTTCCCCTTGGGTTTCGAGCGTTTCCATCGGATCCTCATCAAGGTCGACGACATCATACCCGCCTTTAAAATTCTTCTTCAAATCAGGATGGTTGTAGTCAATACCGGTATCGATCACGCCGACCTTCACTCCTTTACCAGTATAGGGAGTGGATCTGAATGGATCCTTATTTTCTAAGACAAAGGGAACACTTTCATTAATATGCACCTGGTAGGTTTGCGAGGGAAAAGACTGCTCTACGAAGTCGGACTTTTCTACCCGTTCTAAATCCCTTACCGATCCACGAAGAGCTAGCCCTTGCAAAAGCGTGTCATACACATGGATCACTTCAACGCGAGGGTGGTACTTCTCAATATAGGACTTCCATTTATGTGCATCATCTTCCACTTCAATGATAATCGACTGTAGCTCCCGCTTCCCCATCGCCTGCTGGCCAGGACTGCCTAATAAGAAGCTAAAGAGTACCATAACGACAACGATTTTCTTCAAACAAAACCACCACCCTTTTCCTCTATCTTCTGAAAGAACCCTCCACTTCATACATAGAAACTACACTTTAGTGCTTTGCAGAAATGGTGGGTGTCTGACACGCTTTAGCGCTGTAGAGGATCAGTGGGTGTCTGGCACGCTTTAGTGCTGTAGAGGATCAGTGGGTGTCTGGCACGCTTTAGTGCTGTAGAGGGTCAGCGGGTGTCTGGCACGCTTTAGCGCTGTAGAGGGTCAGTGGGTGTCTGACACACTTTAGCGCTGTAGAGGGTCAGCGGGTGTCTGGCACGCTTTAGTTGGGTAAAGAAAAAAGCAAGGGACGCGGGGTCCTCTTGCTTTTATCATTAGTCGTCTTTGGTTGTGAAGGGTTGTGGTTTTTCTTCCTGGTAGTTGAAGAAATAGCGCATGGCTTCTGCGATTCGGGCGGATGCTTGGCCGTCTCCGTATGGGTTGGAGGCTTTCGCCATTGCATCGTACGAAAGGTCGTCCGATAGCAGTTCGTTTGCCATGGAGAAGATATTCTCTTCGTCTGTTCCGGCAAGTTTTAATGTACCTGCTTTAATTCCTTCTGGGCGCTCGGTTGTGTCACGAAGGACAAGAACCGGTACCCCAAGGGACGGCGCTTCTTCTTGAACTCCCCCACTATCTGTCATGATCAGGTGAGATCGTGACGCGAAGTTGTGGAAGTCGATAACATCAAGTGGCTCAATTAAGTGAATACGGTCGTCCCTGCCAAGAATTTCGTTGGCTGCTTCCTGGACCGCAGGGTTTAAGTGAACCGGGTAAACCACTTCAACGTCTTCATGTGTTTCCACTAAGCGTTTGATGGCTTTGAACATGCCACGCATC
The nucleotide sequence above comes from Pontibacillus chungwhensis. Encoded proteins:
- a CDS encoding F0F1 ATP synthase subunit gamma, which encodes MASLRDIKNRISSTKKTKQITKAMEMVSASKLNRAEQNARAFNPYMDKIQEVVASIANGGGDVSHPMLNTRPVKKTGYLVITSDRGLAGAYNSSVLRKVYQKIQNTHSSKDEYTVIPMGRVGRDFFTKRDMPIEREITGVADQPAFADIKDVASEAVELYADGVIDELYIYYNHYVSAITQEVTETKLLPLTDISTEGKKLSSYEYEPDQDQILKSLLPQYAESLIFGALLDGKASEHAARMTAMKAATDNADDLIGDLTLSYNRARQASITQEITEIVGGAAALE
- the atpA gene encoding F0F1 ATP synthase subunit alpha, with product MSIKAEEISALIKQQIENYDSEIEVNDVGTVIQVGDGIARAHGLDNVMSGELVEFANGVMGMAQNLEENNVGIVILGEFTEIREGDEVRRTGRIMQVPVGEELLGRVVNPLGQPVDGKGPVETSKTRPIESPAPGVMDRKSVDEPLQTGIKAIDALVPIGRGQRELIIGDRQTGKTTVAVDSIINQKDQDMICIYVAIGQKESTVRGTVETLRKHGALDYTIVVTASASQPAPLLYLAPYAGVSMGEEFMYNGKNVLVVYDDLSKQAAAYRELSLLLRRPPGREAFPGDVFYLHSRLLERAAKLSDAKGGGSLTALPFIETQAGDISAYIPTNVISITDGQIFLQSDLFFSGVRPAINAGQSVSRVGGSAQIKAMKKVAGTLRLDLASFRELEAFAQFGSDLDKATQAKLNRGERTVEVLKQGLHKPLVVEKQVAIIYALVNGYLDDIPVNNIQRFEDELQTWIEKNKPEIYEHIRSTGGLPEKADFNSAVEGFKKTFVVSE
- a CDS encoding F0F1 ATP synthase subunit delta encodes the protein MSNEVVAKRYATALFQLGQEKSKLETFEEELRTIGEVFRKDKQLNSFLKHPRIRKDKKKQLLRDVFQGYSEEVTHTLDMSIDRHREDMIPAMVDAFIERTNEARGIAEAEVYSVRALGPDEEKMVQDVFSKKLNKQTLRIHNVIDPSLLGGIKLRIGNRIYDGSVSGKLERIERKLVSANK
- a CDS encoding F0F1 ATP synthase subunit B, whose translation is MQSLTGFLILGAETGQEAHGVAWGDMATLLFTFIILLILLRIFAWGPLMNVMKERQDHISNEIDTAEKNRQDAERMSTEAQEELKKTRQEAHQIIEDAKKAAKEQEQDIIVAARTEGERIKESARQEIETEKEKAIQALQDQVASLSVRIASKVIEKELSEQDQEKLINEYIKEVGEER
- the atpE gene encoding F0F1 ATP synthase subunit C is translated as MGALAAAIAVGLAALGAGIGNGLIVSRTVEGIARQPELRSALQTTMFIGVALVEAIPIIAVVIAFIVMGS
- the atpB gene encoding F0F1 ATP synthase subunit A is translated as MDHKQPMVTDVLDISWLDFNMSNVLMIIVSAVIVFILAVSATANLKRKPTGMQNFMEWVIDFVKGIIGSNMDWKTGKQFLPLGLTLLLFIFVSNMLGVITMISVDHTIYWKSPTADPALALTLATMVVVLTHYYGVKIKGVKEYGKEFFRPLPFLFPLKIIEEFANTLTLGLRLFGNIYAGEILLGLLAGLMTSGIGGFFGGIIPMIAWQGFSVFVGAIQAFIFVMLTMVYMSHKVSHDH
- a CDS encoding ATP synthase subunit I yields the protein MPQQFQQMITRQRKWMLYLLALIVLGAGFTDYQVIFMSLLLGAAISFFNLWLMQRKIKQMGQAASENRTSRTLGTFSRFAAAGLAILIALQYSQHFHLIAVVIGLMTTYVVIMIEFLISRFRDK
- a CDS encoding AtpZ/AtpI family protein, which gives rise to MASNDNPFKAMALTSGILSQLSGCTLVGIFFGRWLDNQFTTSPLFLILGLFTGLAAGTYGTIYLVRKYTGED
- a CDS encoding S8 family serine peptidase produces the protein MKKIVVVMVLFSFLLGSPGQQAMGKRELQSIIIEVEDDAHKWKSYIEKYHPRVEVIHVYDTLLQGLALRGSVRDLERVEKSDFVEQSFPSQTYQVHINESVPFVLENKDPFRSTPYTGKGVKVGVIDTGIDYNHPDLKKNFKGGYDVVDLDEDPMETLETQGEPTLHGSHVAGIIAADGKLKGMAPDAELYGYRALGPGGVGSSVQVIAAIEQAVEDGMDIINLSLGSSVNGPDWPTSIAVNQAVDMGVAMVISNGNSGPGEWTVGSPATAIKSIAVGASTPPLQIPYLYDALSRKALPVMPMMGSEPWDLRKTYTVASAGLGKQITQNVQGKIALIERGEVTFTEKAMMAEKAGAVAALIYNNEDGEFQGAIEGDVTIPVAALTKEQGQWLKQQIADTNNWLETKFQVNKDTIASFSSKGPVTWNWDIKPDIVAPGVAITSTVPGGYKDLQGTSMAAPHVAGALALLKEAHPDWGPEKLKAALLSTATVLKEANGENVEPIAQGMGRIEPLAAAEPSSILYNGRLAFGRILDDTETRETKITVENSSDEPQDYRFTIPKQERGIRFQLPMSFSLQPGEKKTVPISLSIHQHNLRNEETFIQGWLELKDDHKTYQLPYLALTKEAEFPRAMGLEFSLKPFSEEEYQYKLYLPLAADLLEVDLYDPETLRYIRPLFKNEDVARGMVEGTLDKKEVGEDGTYLAVVTVKQGGVTQSFETPITIGQTFP